From Pseudomonas sp. G.S.17, the proteins below share one genomic window:
- a CDS encoding pyridoxal phosphate-dependent aminotransferase — translation MQLLGNLLKAVKPSPTLVITRKAAELRRNGADIISLSTGEPDFPTPDHINAAAKAAIDAGQTRYTDVDGTPELKAAIVRKFQRENGITYTTDEISVGTGGKQVLINALQATLNPGDEVIIPAPYWVSYPDMVRLAGGTPVEIRCAAHQHFKITAEQLQQAITPRTKWLILNSPSNPTGAGYSAAELDRLGAVLLEHPQVYVLTDDMYEHLSYDGWVFSTLASQVPALHGRVLTVNGVSKAYSMTGWRIGYAGGPKPLIAAMATIQSQTTSNPCAISQAAAVAALDGPIDFLAERNEVFRQRRDLCLDAFNTTPGLVCRRPEGAFYLFPSCSGLFGRKTPAGVVLTNDVDVCQYLLEAAQVAVVPGSAFGLEGYFRISFATSTVLLEQACARIKAACEQLA, via the coding sequence ATGCAATTGCTCGGAAATTTGCTGAAAGCGGTTAAACCCTCGCCAACGCTGGTAATCACGCGCAAGGCGGCAGAGTTACGCCGCAATGGGGCCGATATCATCAGCCTGTCAACCGGCGAGCCGGACTTTCCTACCCCTGATCACATCAATGCCGCTGCCAAAGCGGCGATTGATGCAGGCCAGACCCGCTATACCGATGTGGATGGAACTCCGGAGCTCAAAGCGGCGATCGTTCGCAAGTTTCAGCGTGAAAACGGCATCACCTACACGACCGACGAAATCAGCGTCGGCACCGGCGGCAAGCAAGTACTGATCAATGCGCTGCAGGCCACCCTTAACCCCGGGGATGAAGTCATCATTCCTGCGCCTTACTGGGTGTCCTATCCGGACATGGTGCGCCTGGCGGGGGGCACGCCCGTGGAAATCCGCTGCGCGGCCCATCAGCATTTCAAGATCACCGCCGAGCAACTCCAGCAAGCCATCACGCCGCGTACCAAGTGGCTGATTTTGAATTCGCCAAGCAACCCGACGGGTGCGGGTTATAGCGCGGCAGAGCTTGATCGGTTGGGCGCCGTATTGTTGGAGCATCCGCAGGTCTACGTGCTGACGGATGATATGTACGAGCACCTGAGTTACGACGGTTGGGTGTTTTCCACGCTGGCTTCGCAGGTGCCGGCGTTACATGGTCGCGTGCTGACCGTGAATGGCGTTTCAAAGGCCTATTCTATGACGGGCTGGCGCATTGGTTATGCGGGCGGTCCTAAACCTTTAATTGCTGCCATGGCCACCATTCAATCGCAGACCACGAGCAACCCCTGCGCAATATCCCAGGCGGCTGCCGTGGCAGCGCTGGACGGGCCTATCGATTTTCTGGCTGAGCGCAATGAAGTGTTTCGTCAGCGCAGGGATCTTTGCCTGGACGCTTTTAACACCACTCCCGGCCTGGTGTGTCGCCGTCCGGAGGGGGCTTTTTATCTCTTCCCTTCATGCTCGGGGCTGTTCGGGCGCAAAACGCCTGCAGGTGTGGTGCTGACTAATGACGTGGATGTCTGCCAGTACCTGCTCGAAGCCGCACAGGTGGCGGTGGTACCGGGGAGTGCGTTTGGGTTGGAGGGTTATTTCCGCATCTCCTTTGCGACCTCCACGGTGCTGCTGGAGCAGGCATGCGCGCGCATCAAGGCTGCGTGTGAACAGCTTGCTTGA